Genomic segment of Leifsonia sp. Root1293:
GACAACGAGACGCTCTACGACCTCGGGGTGCTGAAGCTGCCGACCGACACCCCGATGGCCGACCGCATCCGGATGAACACCCTGTCGCTGGCGACGGCCACCCTGTCGCAGTCACCGTCGTTCTGGCACGCCGGAACCGAACTGCTGCGTTCGAAGTCACTCGACCGCAACAGCTTCAACTCCGGTGACTGGTTCAACCGCATCGATTGGACCGGCCAGACGTCGACGTTCGGATCCGGCCTCCCGCCGGCTGCCGACAACGAGGACAAGTGGCCGATCATGGCGCCGCTGCTCGCCGACCCGGCCCTGAAGCCGGCGGCTGCCGACATCGCGACCGCCGAGGCGCAGGCGCTCGACCTGCTGCGCCTGCGATCCGACGTCGACCTGCTGCGCCTCGGTTCCGCCGAGCTCATCGACCAGAAGGTGTCCTTCCCGGGCAGCGGTCCGGCGGCTGTGCCCGGCGTCATCGCGATGAGCATCGACGACCTGGTGGGCCCGGATGCCGACCCCGACCTCGACGGCGCCCTCGTGGTGTTCAACGCGTCTCCGGATGCCGCGACCCAGGTGCTGCCCTCGCTGAAGGGCAGGGCCTACGCGCTGTCGTCGGTGCAGGCATCCGGTGCCGACGCCGTGGTCAAGCAGACGACCTGGGATAGGGCGGCGGGGTCGGTGACGATCCCGGGTCGCTCGGTGGCGGTGCTGCTCGACGACCAGGCTCCGGCCCCGGTGAAGACGACGGTGCTCGCAGCCCCGAACAAGCTGATCGCGAAGGCCGGTAGCTCCGTGAAGGTGGTGGGCAAGGTGGTCACCGCCGACAGGACCAACCCCGTGGGCACGATCACCGTGACCGACAACGGCAAGGTCATCGCGACCGAGACGCTGAAGGCCGGCGACAAGGGCCGCATCGATGTGAAGCTGCCCAAGCTCGGCAAGGGGATCCACCTGATCCGCACCTCGTTCACGGGTGTCGCACCATACGAGAACTCGCGGTCGATCCCGCTGCCGGTGCTGCTGTGGTAGGCCGCTGCGTTGATCGAGTAGCCCGCGAGCGCAGCGAGCCGGCGTATCGAGATCACCCCACTTCGTTGATCGAGTAGCCCGCGAGCGCAGCGAGCAGGCGTATCGAGATCACTCCACCGCGTTGATCGAGTAGCCCGCGAGCGCAGCGAGCAGGCGTATCGAGATCACTCCCGGCCGATGTCGTGGCCTGGGGTGGTCTCGATACGTGTCCTCGCTGCGCTCGGTCACTACTCGACCAGCGGTGGGGCTGCGCTCGGTCACTACTCGACCAGCGGTGGCGCGGTGGGGCTGCGCTCGGCCCTCAGCGGGCGGGTGTGCGGCTCCTACAGGTGCGCGTACACGGCCTTCAGCCGCGCCAGCCACCACTCTCGGCGCTCGGGTGATGCCGCGTGCTGCTCGAGGAGGGCGGCATCCGGAACCACCCGCCGCACGTCGATCGCCCCGTCGGTGACGGACAACGGTTCGGCCGTCACATCGGCCGCCAGCAGCTCGGCGGTGCCCAGTCCGCAGTCGTATTCCAGTTCGGGAATGCTGGCGGCGAGGTGGGCGCCCATCGCCAGCCCGATGCTGGTGTCGATGGCGCTCGAGACGACGACGGGAAGCCCGGCCCGTGCGACGATCTGGAGGGCGGCCTTGATCCCACCGAGAGGCTGGGCCTTGATGACGAGCAGGTCTGCTGCACCGGCCTCTGCCACGGCCAGAGGATCGGCGGCGCGGCGCACGCTCTCGTCGGCCGCCACCGGAATGCCCATGTAGCGCACGCGACGCCGCAGTTCGACGAGTTCCTCGACCGTGGCGCACGGCTGCTCGATGTACTCCAGGTCGTAGGGCTCGAGAGCGTGCGCGGCGTGTTCGGCCTCGTCGACGTTCCAGTTGCCGTTCGCGTCGACGCGGATGCGGCCCTCCGGCCCGAGCGCCCCGCGCACGGCGGCGACACGGGCGACGTCGTCGGCGAGCGACACGTCTCCGCCTGCCACCTTGACCTTGGCTGTGCGGCATCCGGGATAGCGCGCGAGGATGCCGGCGACCTCGTTCGCCGCGACTGCGGGAATCGTCGCGTTCACGGGAATGCGGGTGCGCAACGGGACCGGAAGTTCGCGCCAGCCGAAGTCGATGGCGGCGCTCAGCCAGGCGGCGGCCTCTGCGTCGTCGTACTCGACGAACGGCGAGAACTCGGTCCACCCGGCCGGCCCCTCGAAGAGCATCGCCTCCCGCACATCGATGCCGCGGAACCTGGTGCGCAGCGGAAGCGCGACGACGCGAGCGGTGGACAGCAATTCGACGAGCGGCGGCAGTGGCACCGTCCCATCGTCGCACCTCGCGAGCCTCCGCGCCCGTGCCGCGCCCGTCGCGCGTCCAGTACCGCGACGAAGTCGCCGCGGAGACGACCGCTCCGGGCCCGCGCGGCTGAGGGCGCACGGGTGAGGGGCGAGAGGTCCGGTGAGCCGCGGAATAGGCTGGAGACATGAGCCAGCAGTCGGCACCGGTGTCCGAGATCTTCGATTCGAGCCAGTGGACGGATGTTCCCGGTTACGACGGTCTCACCGACATCACCTATCACCACAGCACCGATGGCCGCATCGCCCGCGTCGCCTTCAACAGGCCCGAGGTGCGCAACGCCTTCAGGCCGCACACCGTCGACGAGCTCTACTCGGCGCTCGAGGATGCTCGCACCAACCCACGGATCGGCGTGGTGCTGCTGACCGGAAACGGCCCGAGCCCCAGGGACGGCGGCTGGGCCTTCTGCTCGGGCGGTGACCAGCGCATCCGGGGGCGTGACGGCTACAAGTACGCCGACGGCGAGTCGGCTACCGGCATCGATGCCGCCCGATCCGGCCGCCTGCACATCCTCGAGGTGCAACGCCTCATCCGCTTCATGCCCAAGGTCGTCATCGCCGTCGTTCCCGGCTGGGCGGCCGGTGGCGGGCATTCGCTGCACGTGGTCTGCGACCTCACCATCGCGAGTCGTGAGCAGGCGCGATTCAAGCAGACCGACGCCGACGTCGGGTCGTTCGATGCCGGCTACGGCAGCGCCTACTTCGCGCGCCAGATCGGCCAGAAGAACGCCCGCGAGGTGTTCTTCCTCGCCCGCGAGTACTCCGCCGATCGCGCCTACGAGATGGGTGCGGTGAACGCCGTCGTGCCGCACACCGAACTCGAGTCGACGGCCATCGACTGGGCACGCGAGATCCTCACGAAGTCGCCCACGGCCATCCGCATGCTCAAGTTCGCCTTCAACGCCGTCGATGACGGGCTCGTGGGCCAGCAGGTGTTCGCCGGCGAGGCCACTCGCCTCGCCTACGGAACCGACGAGGCCGTCGAGGGGCGCGACTCCTTCCTCGAGAAGCGTGAGCCGGACTGGTCGCCGTTCCCCTGGCAGTTCTGACGTGACCGGGCCGCTCGCCCTCGTCGACGGAGGGGCCGCGGATGCAGTCCTCTCGGCTCTGCGCGCGGCACTCGACGGCTCCGGTCCCGCTGTGTTCCCGGTCGCTGCCGCCGACGCCGGGTTCGCCGCAGCCGATCTCCGCAACGGGCCGGTGGTGCCGCACGGGATCGCGCTGGTCGTGCAGACCAGCGGGTCGACCGGACGCCCGAAGCGGGTCGCGCTGGGCGCCGATGCGCTGCTCGCCTCGGCCGCGGCATCCGCTGCGGCCATCGGCGGATCAGGTCAGTGGCTCCTCGCCCTGCCTGCGCACTACATCGCCGGTGCGAACGTGCTCGTGCGCTCGATCGCCGCGGGCACCGCGCCGGTGGTGCTCGAGGCGGAGCACTTCGATGCCGTGGGCTTCTCGGAGGCGGCATCACGTCTCACCGCCCCGCTGCGCTTCACCTCGCTGGTGCCCACGCAGCTGGCGCGCATCGTCGAGGCCGCGGGGCGGGACGCTGCCGTGCTCGCAGCTGCCCGCAGCTTCACGCGCATCCTGCTCGGTGGGCAGGCATCGCCGCCCGCACTGCTCGAGCGGGCAGCCGAGCTCGGCCTTGCTGTCACCCGCACCTACGGTTCCAGCGAGACCAGTGGCGGCTGCGTCTACGACGGCGTGCCGATCGGATCGACGCGGGTCGCCGTTCGCGACGGCCTGGTCGAGCTCGCGGGGCCGACTCTCGCGATGGGCTATCTCGGCGACGACGACCGCACAGCCGCCGCCTTCGTCGAGCGCGACGGATGCCGCTGGTACCGGACGGGCGACCTCGGGGAACTCGTGGCCGGCGCCGGGGGGACTCAGCGCCTGCGCATCCTCGGCCGGGCGGACAACGTCATCATCTCCGGCGGCGTGAAGGTGTCGCTCGACGCCGTCGAACGTGCCGTGCGGATGCTGCCGGGTCTCGAGAACGCCGTCGTGGTCGGAGTGCCGCATCCGCGCTGGGGAGAGGTGCCGGCCATCGCGGTCGCGCCGCCGGCCGGGCGGCCGACGCCGACGCACCCCACTCTCGACGACATCCGTGCCGCCGTCGGCAGCGCACTCGGCGTCGCCGCCCGCCCGGCCGTGCTGGTCGAACTCGAGGCGCTGCCGCAGCTCAGCTCGGGCAAGCCCGACCGGAGGGCCATCGCCGCGCTGATTGCGGCTCGGGATGCAGGATGAGATCCGACAGGGCCGCATATCGCAGCCATGTCGAGCGTGGTCCTGCATTCACGACGCCAGGCCCGCCGGGCGCAGCCTCCGCCCATAGCTCCAGCCTTTAGGATGCACCTCGTGGCCCAGACATCGCGACAGAACCAGCAGAACAGCGGCGCAGCCCGCACGAACCCGGCCCGCAGCGGCAACCCGGCCAAGCGTGCCGCCGGTGTGCAGCATCCGCTCGGCCGGGTGACCTTCGGCGACTGGGTGGCCGGAGCACGGTTGCGCACCCTGACGCTCGCGGTCGGACCCGTCGCCGCAGGCACCGGCGCCGCCGTCGTGCTCAGCGATCCCGAGGTGGTGCACTGGGTGCGTGCGCTGCTCTGCCTGGTCGTGGCGCTGTGCCTCCAGATCGGCGTGAACTACGCCAACGACTACTCGGACGGCATCAGGGGAACGGATGCCCACCGCGTCGGCCCGGCCCGCCTCACCGCATCCAGTGCCGTCGCTCCGAAGCGCGTGCTCACCGTCGCCCTTGTCTTCTTCGGCCTGGCGGCCGTGGCCGGCCTGCTGCTCGTGATCGCCAGCCAGCAGTGGTGGTTGCTCGCCGTGGGCGCCGTCGCCATCGTCGCCGCGTGGTTCTACACCGGCGGCAAGCGCCCCTACGGGTACTTCGGGCTGGGCGAGCTCGTGGTCTTCATCTTCTTCGGCCTCGTGGCGACGGCCGGCAGCACCTTCGTGCAGGTGCTCGACGTGAACCTCGAGAGCTGGCTCGCCGGTGTCGCGCTCGGGTTGGTCGCCTGTGCCGTGCTCATGGTCAACAACATCCGCGACATCGAACAGGACCGAATCGCCGGGAAGCGCACCCTCGCCGTGCTGATCGGACGACGCTGGGCCACGGTGCTGTTCTGCATCTTCCTGCTGGTGCCGTTCGGAATCGTGGCGTTCCTCGCCCTGCTGTACCCGATCGCCTGGCTGGTGCTGTTCGCCTTGCTGCTGGCGCTGCCGGCGTGCCTCATCACGGTGACGGCGAAGACGGCGCCCGAGCTCATCCTGGCCCTGCAGCTGACCAGCTTCACCGGCCTGCTCATGGGTGTCGGACTAGGAGCGGCGTTCGCCTTCTGAGTCGACCGCGGCATCCGTCGTCGCAGCCTCGTCGATGGCGGCGTCCTCGCTCTCGTCGTCTGCGTTCACCAGAGGCTTGTCGCGGTGCCGCGTCTCGTAGATCGACGTGGCGACCTTCTCGCGGGGACGGCGCAGGAAGATGTAGGAGAAGGCGAGCCCGAACAGGGCCGCGACGATGGCCGAGACGTACCACGGCACGTTCACGAGCATGAGCACCGCGAACGGCACGAAGAATGCGAGCAGTCGCAGAACGGTGTACGTCACCCAGGAGGAAGCCTTCACCCCTCGAGTCTACGATCGGCGGCTGAGTACCCCCTGCCGCAGGCGAGTTCCGCAGTCCCCGGGATCGTGCAGGAATCGTGCCTAGACTTGCCCCATGACTCGTTTGCTCGTCGGCCTCGTTGTGGCGGCCGTCGTGTTCATGATCTATTCGATCATCGACTGCGCACTGTTCGACCGCCGCCGCGTTCGAGGGCTGCCCAAGGCCGTGTGGTTGATCGTCATCATCCTCGTTCCGCTCGTGGGCGGTGCTCTCTGGTTCCTCGTCGGCCGCGGTCGACGCAGTTCCAGCGCACGAGGCCGTTCCCGCACCGTCGCCCCCGATGACGACCCCGAGTTCCTCGGCAGGCTCAAGCGCGACGCCGCCCAGGAGGAGCGCATCCGCCGCATGGAACAGGAGCTGGCCGATCTCGACGCACGCGCCGAGGCCGAGGACCCCGATCCCGACGCAGACCCCGACCACCGCACCGACGGCGACAAGCCCGGCCGTGCGGATGCCTGAGGCCCCAGCACCCGTAAGCGAGAGCCCAGCATCGGACGCGGCGTTCGCGCTGCTCCGATCCTTCGCGCGGCTCGGCGTGCTCGACGTGGTCGTCTGCCCGGGATCGCGCTCGCAGGCGCTCGCCCTGGCGGCGGCCGCCCTCGCCGATGACGGCGTCCTGCGACTCCACGTGCGCCTCGACGAGCGTGGCGCCGGCTTCCTCGCGCTGGGCCTCGGCATCGAGGCTGGCGTGCCGGCGCTGGTCGTGACCACCTCGGGTACCGCCGTCGCCAACCTGCACCCGGCCGTCCTGGAGGCGCATCACTCGCGCGTCCCGCTCGTCGTGCTGAGCGCTGACCGGCCGGTCGAGCTCCGCGGCATCCGTGCGAACCAGACGACAGCGCAACCCGGGATCTTCGGCTCCGCCGTGCGGCTCGACGTCGACGTCGATGCACCGATCGAGACGGATGACCACGACGCCGGCATGACGTCGCTCGCCGCTCGGGCGATCGGGGCGGCGACGGATACCGGCAACCCCGGTCCCGTGCACCTCAACCTGCAGTACCGGGAGCCGCTGTCATCCGGGGCACCGAGCGCCGCTGCACGGTCGAGCGACGTCCACGAGACCGGCGCCACTGCGGCCGCGTCGACCGCAACTGTGGCTGATCACGCGCCGGATGCGGCATCCGATGCCGTCGTCCTCGCTCACGGACCACGCACCGTCGTGATTGCGGGACACGGATCGGGCGAGCAGGCCGAGGCCGTGGCGAGAGCCGGCGCCTGGCCGCTGCTCGCCGAAGTCTCGAGCGGGGCGCGCTTCGGTCCGCAACTCGTGGTGTCGTATCGGGAGCTGCTCTCCGACGAGGACTTCGGCGGACGCATCGAACGCGCCGTCGTGTTCGGGCATCCGACGCTCAGCCGCGAGGTTCCTGCCCTGCTCCGGCGCGACGGGGTCGAGACCATCGTCGTCAACCCGAGCGCGGCCGAGGGCTACGACCCCGGCCACCGCGCCGTCTTCGCCCCCGCTGTCGATGTCGCGCCCCACGAGCAGACCAGCGAGGAGCGCCGCTGGACCGGACGCTGGGTCGCGACCAGCCGCGCGCTGCGCGACGCGGCGTTCGACGCGAGCACCGACGCCCTCGTGCCCTTGGGGTCCGGGGCCGACGCCCGCCGTGAATTCCTCAAGGTGGAGCTGGCCGCTGTGAAGAAGCCCGTCGACAGGCGGATGCTCGTCGAGGCACTGTGGAACGCCACCTGGCCTCACGACAGGCTGGTGTTCGGGGCGTCCCGTCTCATCCGCGATGCCGACCGCGTGGTGCCGGGCAAGCGCATCACCGTGCACTCCAACCGCGGGCTCGCCGGAATCGACGGCACCGTCGCCACCGCCCTCGGTATCGCGGTTGCCAGCCAGGCCGCAGGAGCCCCCGGGATCACCAGGGTGCTGCTCGGCGATCTGACGCTGCTGCATGACGCCGGGTCATTGCTGATCGGCGACGGGGAGACACGCCCCAGGGTGTTGATCGTCGTGGGAAACGACGGCGGCGGCACGATCTTCGACACGCTGGAGGTGGCGGCCAGTGCTCCTCGCGACGCCTTCGATCGCGTGCTCTACACCCCTCAGTCCGCGGATCTCGAAGCACTGGCCGGAGCGTTCGGCTGGGAGTACAGGCGCGCCGAGAACCAGGGGCGACTGACCGACGCGCTGACGGCACCGGTCACCGGTCCGACGATCCTCGAGATCCCGCTGCAGCGCTGAGGCTTCTCCTCCCGCTCCTCCGCGGATGCAGGAGCGCCCGACCTCATCTCCGCTGATCGAGTAGCGCCCGGCGGAGTCGGTCGCGTATCGAGATCTCGTGAGGTGGTCTCGATACGCCTGTTCGCTACGCTCGCGGGCTACTCGACCGACGGGTTCTCCCTCCGCTGATCGAGTAGCGCCCGACCTCATCTCCGCCGATCGAGTAGCGCCCGACGAAGTCGGTCGCGTATCGAGATCCCGGTGAGGTGGTCTCGATACGCCTGCTCGCTGCGCTCGCGGGCTACTCGACCAGCGGGTTCTCGCTCCGCTGATCGAGTAGCGCCCGACGAAGTCGGTCGCGTATCGAGATCCCCGTG
This window contains:
- a CDS encoding PLD nuclease N-terminal domain-containing protein, whose product is MTRLLVGLVVAAVVFMIYSIIDCALFDRRRVRGLPKAVWLIVIILVPLVGGALWFLVGRGRRSSSARGRSRTVAPDDDPEFLGRLKRDAAQEERIRRMEQELADLDARAEAEDPDPDADPDHRTDGDKPGRADA
- a CDS encoding o-succinylbenzoate synthase, which gives rise to MPLPPLVELLSTARVVALPLRTRFRGIDVREAMLFEGPAGWTEFSPFVEYDDAEAAAWLSAAIDFGWRELPVPLRTRIPVNATIPAVAANEVAGILARYPGCRTAKVKVAGGDVSLADDVARVAAVRGALGPEGRIRVDANGNWNVDEAEHAAHALEPYDLEYIEQPCATVEELVELRRRVRYMGIPVAADESVRRAADPLAVAEAGAADLLVIKAQPLGGIKAALQIVARAGLPVVVSSAIDTSIGLAMGAHLAASIPELEYDCGLGTAELLAADVTAEPLSVTDGAIDVRRVVPDAALLEQHAASPERREWWLARLKAVYAHL
- a CDS encoding 1,4-dihydroxy-2-naphthoyl-CoA synthase; this encodes MSQQSAPVSEIFDSSQWTDVPGYDGLTDITYHHSTDGRIARVAFNRPEVRNAFRPHTVDELYSALEDARTNPRIGVVLLTGNGPSPRDGGWAFCSGGDQRIRGRDGYKYADGESATGIDAARSGRLHILEVQRLIRFMPKVVIAVVPGWAAGGGHSLHVVCDLTIASREQARFKQTDADVGSFDAGYGSAYFARQIGQKNAREVFFLAREYSADRAYEMGAVNAVVPHTELESTAIDWAREILTKSPTAIRMLKFAFNAVDDGLVGQQVFAGEATRLAYGTDEAVEGRDSFLEKREPDWSPFPWQF
- a CDS encoding 1,4-dihydroxy-2-naphthoate polyprenyltransferase, with amino-acid sequence MHLVAQTSRQNQQNSGAARTNPARSGNPAKRAAGVQHPLGRVTFGDWVAGARLRTLTLAVGPVAAGTGAAVVLSDPEVVHWVRALLCLVVALCLQIGVNYANDYSDGIRGTDAHRVGPARLTASSAVAPKRVLTVALVFFGLAAVAGLLLVIASQQWWLLAVGAVAIVAAWFYTGGKRPYGYFGLGELVVFIFFGLVATAGSTFVQVLDVNLESWLAGVALGLVACAVLMVNNIRDIEQDRIAGKRTLAVLIGRRWATVLFCIFLLVPFGIVAFLALLYPIAWLVLFALLLALPACLITVTAKTAPELILALQLTSFTGLLMGVGLGAAFAF
- the menD gene encoding 2-succinyl-5-enolpyruvyl-6-hydroxy-3-cyclohexene-1-carboxylic-acid synthase, producing the protein MPEAPAPVSESPASDAAFALLRSFARLGVLDVVVCPGSRSQALALAAAALADDGVLRLHVRLDERGAGFLALGLGIEAGVPALVVTTSGTAVANLHPAVLEAHHSRVPLVVLSADRPVELRGIRANQTTAQPGIFGSAVRLDVDVDAPIETDDHDAGMTSLAARAIGAATDTGNPGPVHLNLQYREPLSSGAPSAAARSSDVHETGATAAASTATVADHAPDAASDAVVLAHGPRTVVIAGHGSGEQAEAVARAGAWPLLAEVSSGARFGPQLVVSYRELLSDEDFGGRIERAVVFGHPTLSREVPALLRRDGVETIVVNPSAAEGYDPGHRAVFAPAVDVAPHEQTSEERRWTGRWVATSRALRDAAFDASTDALVPLGSGADARREFLKVELAAVKKPVDRRMLVEALWNATWPHDRLVFGASRLIRDADRVVPGKRITVHSNRGLAGIDGTVATALGIAVASQAAGAPGITRVLLGDLTLLHDAGSLLIGDGETRPRVLIVVGNDGGGTIFDTLEVAASAPRDAFDRVLYTPQSADLEALAGAFGWEYRRAENQGRLTDALTAPVTGPTILEIPLQR
- a CDS encoding AMP-binding protein, giving the protein MTGPLALVDGGAADAVLSALRAALDGSGPAVFPVAAADAGFAAADLRNGPVVPHGIALVVQTSGSTGRPKRVALGADALLASAAASAAAIGGSGQWLLALPAHYIAGANVLVRSIAAGTAPVVLEAEHFDAVGFSEAASRLTAPLRFTSLVPTQLARIVEAAGRDAAVLAAARSFTRILLGGQASPPALLERAAELGLAVTRTYGSSETSGGCVYDGVPIGSTRVAVRDGLVELAGPTLAMGYLGDDDRTAAAFVERDGCRWYRTGDLGELVAGAGGTQRLRILGRADNVIISGGVKVSLDAVERAVRMLPGLENAVVVGVPHPRWGEVPAIAVAPPAGRPTPTHPTLDDIRAAVGSALGVAARPAVLVELEALPQLSSGKPDRRAIAALIAARDAG
- a CDS encoding DUF4229 domain-containing protein; the protein is MKASSWVTYTVLRLLAFFVPFAVLMLVNVPWYVSAIVAALFGLAFSYIFLRRPREKVATSIYETRHRDKPLVNADDESEDAAIDEAATTDAAVDSEGERRS